One Vitis vinifera cultivar Pinot Noir 40024 chromosome 8, ASM3070453v1 genomic window carries:
- the LOC100264811 gene encoding UPF0161 protein At3g09310: MAIMISLNSHTPFFPQSPSFNSLPQKHSLTLSPPFKTLPRSTRFSLDKHSHHNSTPQDSEVDNIGVKAALSMLRFYKREISPLLPNSCRYVPTCSEYSMEAYKKYGVVKGTVLTTWRLCRCNPLGGSGFDPPRWFDEGPPPEK; encoded by the exons ATGGCAATTATGATTTCCCTGAACTCCCACACACCCTTCTTCCCTCAAAGCCCAAGTTTCAATTCACTCCCTCAAAAGCATAGCCTCACCTTGTCTCCTCCTTTCAAAACCCTACCTCGCTCTACCCGTTTCTCCCTCGACAAACACTCCCACCACAACTCTACTCCTCAAg ACAGCGAGGTGGACAATATTGGGGTAAAAGCTGCATTGTCTATGCTCAGATTCTATAAAA GGGAGATATCACCTCTTCTGCCAAATAGTTGTAGATACGTTCCCACATGTAGTGAGTATTCCATGGAAGCCTATAAGAAATATGGAGTTGTAAAGGGCACCGTCTTGACCACTTGGCGTCTCTGCCGCTGTAATCCCCTTG GTGGGTCTGGATTTGACCCTCCACGATGGTTTGATGAGGGGCCTCCACCAGAAAAATGA
- the LOC100247687 gene encoding uncharacterized protein At5g02240, producing the protein MATATRVPLVSTTSSRLRHCHQSNWVESSFPLRRQPGSYRLFNKSLCYSSSSSSSSFLATTNRRGFRRLGVVVSAAMADLPTVLVTGAGGRTGQIVYKKLKERADQFVARGLVRTEESKEKIGGADDVLVGDIRNADSIVPAIQGVDALIILTSAVPRMKPGFDPTKGQRPEFYFEEGAFPEQVDWIGQKNQIDVAKTAGVKHIVLVGSMGGTDLNHPLNSLGNGNILVWKRKAEQYLADSGIPYTIIRAGGLQDREGGIRELLVGKDDELLKTETRTITRNDVAEVCIQALQFEEAKFKAFDLASNPERVGTPTKDFKALFSQISTRF; encoded by the exons ATGGCAACGGCGACACGTGTCCCATTGGTCTCAACCACCTCTTCAAGACTCCGACATTGCCATCAATCGAATTGGGTGGAGTCTTCATTCCCATTAAGACGACAGCCAGGCAGTTACAGGCTCTTTAATAAATCCCTctgttattcttcttcttcttcttcatcctcatTTCTTGCAACAACTAACAGGAGGGGTTTCAGAAGACTTGGAGTTGTAGTTTCAGCAGCAATGGCGGATTTGCCCACAGTTCTTGTTACCGGTGCCGGCGGTAGAACAG GCCAAATAGTTTATAAGAAATTGAAGGAGAGGGCAGACCAGTTTGTTGCCAGAGGTTTGGTCAGAACAGAGGAGAGCAAGGAGAAAATTGGAGGAGCCGATGATGTTTTGGTTGGAGATATAAGGAATGCTGATAGCATTGTTCCTGCAATCCAAGGTGTTGATGCTCTCATAATTCTCACAAGTGCTGTGCCTAGGATGAAACCTGGGTTTGATCCAACTAAAGGTCAAAGGCCAgagttttattttgaagaagGAGCCTTTCCTGAGCAG GTTGACTGGATTGGGCAAAAGAATCAAATAGATGTTG CAAAAACTGCAGGAGTGAAGCATATTGTGTTGGTTGGGTCTATGGGAGGAACAGACCTAAACCATCCCTTGAACAGCTTGGGAAATGGGAATATCCTG GTTTGGAAGAGAAAAGCTGAACAGTATTTAGCAGACTCTGGAATACCTTACACAATTATAAG GGCTGGAGGCTTACAAGATAGAGAAGGTGGCATCCGGGAATTACTTGTTGGCAAGGATGATGAGCTTCTTAAGACAGAAACAAGGACCATTACTAGGAATGATGTTGCAGAAGTTTGCATTCAG GCACTCCAGTTTGAGGAAGCCAAATTCAAGGCATTTGATCTGGCCTCAAATCCTGAGAGAGTTGGTACACCAACGAAGGATTTCAAGGCACTTTTTTCCCAGATCAGTACTCGATTTTAA
- the GRIP21 gene encoding ripening-related protein-like, whose protein sequence is MEYGDIYLQAQRNKYDCLLFDLDDTLYPLSSGLAKACRNNIEDYMVEKLGIEKNKIADLGNLLYKNYGTTMAGLRAIGYDFDYDEYHSFVHGRLPYENLKPDPVLRSLLLSLPIRKVIFTNADKVHAAKALSRLGLEDCFEGVICFETLNPSHKSTVSDDEDDIAFVRLTANTATATTTTSSTEIFDIIGHFSQPNAGTALPKTPIVCKPSEAAIERALRIANINPQRTLFFEDSARNIQSGKRVGLHTVLVGTSQRIKGADFALESIHNMREALPELWEGDKKSEVGYAGQVAVETPVTA, encoded by the exons atgGAGTATGGAGACATCTATCTGCAGGCTCAGAGGAACAAATACGATTGCCTTTTGTTCG ATCTAGATGATACCCTGTATCCTCTTAGCTCTGGCTTGGCAAAAGCGTGCCGCAACAATATTGAAG ACTATATGGTTGAAAAGCTTGGCATAGAGAAGAACAAAATCGCTGACTTGGGCAACCTACTGTACAAGAATTATGGGACAACAATGGCCGGTCTCAGG GCAATTGGATATGATTTTGACTATGATGAATATCACAG TTTTGTCCATGGGAGACTACCCTATGAGAATCTAAAACCAGACCCTGTCTTGAGGAGCCTTTTGCTAAGCTTGCCCATTCGGAAAGTT ATCTTCACCAATGCAGACAAAGTTCATGCGGCTAAAGCTCTCAGCAGACTTGGATTAGAAGACTGTTTCGAAGGAGTCATCTGCTTTGAGACCCTGAATCCCAGTCACAAGAGCACTGTGTCCGATGATGAGGATGATATTGCCTTTGTGAGATTAACTGCTAATACCGCTACTGCTACTACAACTACTAGTAGCACTGAAATCTTTGATATCATTGGGCACTTTTCTCAACCTAATGCGGGTACAGCTTTGCCAAAGACACCAATTGTCTGCAAACCATCAGAAGCTGCAATTGAACGGGCCCTCAGGATAGCCAACATCAACCCTCAGAGAACA CTGTTCTTTGAAGACAGTGCTCGCAACATACAGTCTGGAAAACGTGTGGGACTCCACACAGTTCTG GTTGGCACCTCTCAGAGAATTAAAGGGGCGGATTTTGCATTAGAGAGCATCCACAACATGAGGGAAGCATTACCAGAGCTGTGGGAGGGGGACAAGAAATCAGAAGTTGGTTACGCTGGCCAGGTTGCAGTGGAGACACCTGTGACAGCCTAG